The Bubalus kerabau isolate K-KA32 ecotype Philippines breed swamp buffalo chromosome 10, PCC_UOA_SB_1v2, whole genome shotgun sequence sequence tttccttctccaggggatcttcctgacccagggatcaaacccatgtctcctacactgcagacagattgtttaccactgagccactgaggaagcctacaaggagggtgaaagtgaaagtcgcttagttatgtctgactctttgcaatcccgtggactctagagtccatggaattcttcaggttcccaacccagggatcgaacccagaagGAGGGTAGTGATTGTTAAATACCAGCTCatagttttctcatctctgacaAAGAATTCCCTGGTctgctgtgaaattaaaaaataaaccagaaattGTTAACATTTCAGACATATATTTTGGCTGACAGGATGCTTAGCTTTTTTGATTCACATTGACAACTAGCTGTGGGAAAGAAACTCAGATTCTTGACTCAATGGCACTATAGAATTATTAGTATATGGTAAAGTAGTTTATTTAAATGAGAACAAAATATCTTGGAACTGCCTTCCAACATTTCCAGTACTTTTTTGAAAAAGATATTAATTatctatggcaaaaaccactacaatattataaagtagttagcctccaattaaaataaattaattaaaaaaaaagtgtatttatcccttttcatcttttcatcttgtatatAATTGGGACTTGATATATAAACTATGCAATGTTGATGACAAttaatgatctttattttttttccttagatacATCCAGAAAGTACCCAGAAGAAACATTctactggaaaaactgaaaaagcattatttataacactGGAATTTGTGGACAGTTTGTTAAAATGGCAGAAAATAGTGAAAGTAATAGTAAAAATGTAGATGTAAGGCCCAAAACTAGCCGGAGTCGAAGTGCTGACAGAAAGGATGGTTATGTGTGGAGTGGAAAGAAGTTATCTTGGTCAAAAaagagtgaaagttgttcagatGCTGAAACAGTGAGTGCTATAGAGAAAACTGAAGTTCCTTTAAGGAGCCAAGAAAGGAAGCACAGCTGTTCATCTATCGAGTTGGATTTAGATCATTCCTGTGGGCATAGATTTTTAGGCCGATCTCTTAAACAGAAACTGCAAGATGCTGTGGGGCAGTGTTTTCCAATAAAGAATTGTAGTAGTCGGCACTCTTCAGGGCTTCCatctaaaagaaaaattcatatcAGTGAACTCATGTTAGATAAGTGTCCGTTCCCACCTCGATCAGATTTAGCCTTTAGGTGGCATTTTATTAAACGACACACTGCTCCTATAAGTCCCAAAtcagatgaatgggtaagcacAGACTTGTCTCAGAGCGAATTGAGGGATGGTCAGCTAAAACAACGAAGAAACATGGAAGAGGTCAGCTGCTTCTCACATACCAGTGTTCAGCCCTGTGTCATAACCAGTAACAATTCTTCGGGTAGAGGTGGTCCTGGGACTGACTCTATAGTGAACCTGGCTTCAAATAACAGCATAGAAGATAGTGACATGGATTCAGATGATGAAATTATAACACTTTGCACAAGTTCCCGGAAAAGAAACAAACCCAAATGGGAAATTGATGAAGAAATCCTGCAACTGGAAACACCTCCCAAGTACCATACTCAGATTGATTATGTCCACTGTCTTGTACCAGACCTCCTTCAGATCAATAATAATCCATGTTACTGGGGTGTTATGGATAAATATGCAGCTGAAGCTCTACTAGAAGGAAAACCAGAAGGCACCTTTTTACTGCGAGATTCAGCACAGGAAGACTATTTATTCTCCGTTAGTTTTAGACGCTATAGTCGTTCTCTTCACGCTAGAATTGAACAGTGGAATCACAACTTTAGCTTTGATGCACATGATCCTTGTGTCTTCCATTCGCCTGACATTACTGGGCTCCTAGAGCATTATAAGGACCCGAGTGCCTGTATGTTCTTCGAACCACTTTTATCCACTCCTTTAATTCGGACTTTCCCCTTTTCCCTGCAGCATATATGCAGAACAGTTATTTGTAACTGTACAACTTACGATGGCATTGATGCCCTTCCAATTCCTTCTTCCATGAAATTATATCTGAAGGAATATCACTATAAATCAAAAGTTAGAGTACTCAGGATTGATGCACCAGAACAACAATGCTAGAAAAAGGGTAGGAACAAGGGAGTGGTTATAtacaaattttcatttaatactttatttttcttattataccACTTTGAATTTTTCTACAAGGGCAGTTGAAGTCCAAAATAAACTTCTGCCCTAAATTTTACTTGCagatcagtttatttttattaggaTACAGTAATTGTTGAACAATAATAATTGTTACACACTAGGGGTTAATGGATATTTTTGACcaggtttggtttttgtttttaccatGTAGATtgtatacttaatttttttcttttcttaattgtaACTTAAATATGATCCAGGGATATTTGAAGTTTGTAGGCATTGCAAACACATTTAAATAATCTGTATTtcatacttttctttaaaaataattgtttcttttcctatatatAACACATAAAACGCTTTGTTAACCTATGTCATTGGCATTCCTAACATAAGATAGTTTCCACatcatcctttcatttattttaaaagcctttGGTAAAGCTGTGTGTGTTGTAATTCTAATAGGGATGTTAAAAGTTAACAAAATGGCTTCAAATCAAacgatgtgttttcattttaaatattaattgtaAAGCTGAATTACTAAATTTGATTAATCAGGTCAGTAAGAATCAAATGAGGACATGATATCTTAGAGGTGAATTTATTCTTCTGTAATGTGGCATGGTCATTTATTATTCCTTGAATAGATCTTTCTCTCAAACTTGGAAGAGTTACCATCTTCAGAACATAAGTATTATTCCCTTCTCActggaagctttaaaaataatgatactaCTATTAGTAACTAGTAATTACTAAATAATAAAGCAACTGGGGTTTTTTCTGTATTGACTTGTGAACTGTTGCTTCTGCTTAGCTCTTTTTTAGAAACTGAGCCTGTTACTTTGGAGAGATGCCACAGTTTATAAACAGCCACAAATTTCCATCGGTAACCAAAGAGACCTAAGTAGTTTTCCATTATTTTGACTTGAGCTTGAATAAAGATTCAAGAAGTAAACATGGAGCTTAGTATTCAGGGAACTTAATACTGGTTTTGATTTTCAGATTTCAGGTAACTATTCCTATTTTCAGAACTAACATATCTTTAGTATGgcttcagaaaaaggaaaacattttgagAGCTATATTGCTTATGCCATACTGAACAATACTGGGCACTGGgtataatatttttaagtttagcATCTCAAGAGCAGAGAAGcattttttagaaaacatgatCCCAATATAAATGGAGTGATAGcctatttaacttttcttttttaaagaatcaataaTAAATTTCCTAGACAGTTACTTCTTCTGGTGAGTTGTCTACCCCTTTGTACAAATTAGCATTTTTAATATAGTAAATTGATCTCTTGATGCTAGTTTATCTAGTAGGAAGCTGTTTCTACCTGGATTGAAAGAAATTTGAGTCAAATTTCCCAGTTAGATGTTTCTTAAGTATTGCTTTTATGTCGAAGTAGCATTTCCCTTTCCTACAGTTCTGCTGTTAACATAAAGATGGCATTTAAaattaattgctttaaaattagtttttagcAGTTATCACAAAATTGAACAAGAAAATCTCTTACCATTATCTTCTAGCATCTTTTTTTCTCAAGTGATCTCAAGATTGTCTTGGTTCCAGTGAGGGTTAGCTACTAAAATAGCACCTCTCTCAGCAGTGATGAGGCTCAGGATAACAACATCAGTGTCAGGATAAATATCTCTTCTAAAGATGATATTTCCCTTTTACAAAAGTTGGACAGTCTCATACTACCTCATCTTTATTGTGGCGCTTTTGTAGATCACTGAGAAGCTTATCTTATTTACCAATATAACGCTTCCTAAACATCCATCTTTGGTGAAGAAAATTAACAGTATGGTTAGACTCTACCCATAATTATAGTTTTTTATCAGAATTTGATATTgaaactttctgtttctatgaaacaatattgttttaaatatttttcttttaaagataactTTTTATCAATACAGAAAAACCTAAGGAATGATTAGCTAATGAATATTCTGTTAAAggtaattttataaagaaaaagaaaatatgctgtCTTTTATAATGGTAAAAATTAGTATTTATATGAAAATCAAGATCTAAGTAGCCTTTCATATATTCAAACTGGTTGCTTGTGAtatattttctctgctttcttattttttcaacttCAAGGTATTGATAGCtgttaacattttcaaaatactgCCATTTATATAGCCTTGAAGCAGATGATCTAATAAATGAGAGCAGGAAAGAGACTCATTTACTCTGAAAcagtttgtattttttcctttggtatttgctacagtgaaaagaaatcaggaaaGTAGAAATGTAAGATTTGAGAAGGGAATTGATTACCATGAAGGGAAAAGAAGAGTAAGAATTCTTTAGAGCATGAAGGGATTGGAATATAGAAAGGTTAAGTCTTTCTCAGTGACTTTTTGAGGACACATTTGAAAGAGcattcagcattcagaaattaactcattaaaaatatacttacTGGAATTATGTGTAAGTAAATGAGTATAAATTTTGAGAGGAACAATGTGGGGagatagataaatataaattttgtagCTAAGTTGAACACTGAGCATTTGAAAAGTGTGTAAATTTCAGAGTCGAGAAAGCATTCAGCATGGTGGAAATTTAGTGCTTACTGGTGAGAGAGGATGGGGCTAAAAGAAacgataaaatattaaaattaagaatttaggCATCACCTCAGGGGAAAGCCTTGACAGTGAAAGGGAACTACTTAATCGCTAATAGCTAGTCTGGACCAGACACTTAAATGCGCTTTGGGAATCATCCTGCACTAACCAGGAAACAAacttgatttttctatttctctctgaAGCTTTCAAGAGTACCCCCAAGCCTGCCTCCCCTTTTTTTAAGCTACAGCATCTTGATTCATACTGTACTTCCCGAAACATGCTGAATGGATTTTTTTAGGTTACCTGAGCATTTTTGTATGAAGAATTGTATCTGATCTTTCTATAACTGTGCCATTCACTTAAATAATTCATGGAATGGTTTAATTTAAAGGAAGACGTAATAGGAAGAAGATTAAAGGAAGCTTTTAGTCAGCCTGTGGCTAGATTTATTGATTTGGTGATCAGACTTGTGTTCTTTCCTGAATTTTAGCTAATGGCAAACTGTGGTCAAAAAATGGCTTTCAGTTAAAGTTTTGACTTCTTATtgtaaataatataaagaatGTCTAAGTAATtagaaatcctttttaaaaagtagagcaaATGTGGCAAATAGGATTCATTATacaaattccatttctttttataaaaaacaaaccaTTATCATTTATTCATGAGCCAAagccattaagaaaataaatcaagttATCAGCTTCCTGTCTCTCTGAAATTTGGATCATTTTATAGATCCATGTAACAGAGAGCTTCCTTCCTATGAAATGAAAATCTTGAGACCTAACTCTTAGACTCTTAGTTttcattaaaaatcttttttgtcaCTTTTAGCTATAATCACAGTCAAATagattatatattcattttggtAGAGGAAATTTCACAGGAAGTGGACTTAATTATACAACAttccctgaggcaacacaagGGAAACAATGTTTAAATGTAAAGTAGATTGTGCTTAGGTAATTTAATGCCCAAATGAATAAAAGATTTTAAGTCAAGCAGATTATTGTTtctactttggggaaaaaaaatgtttacaatcttcattttacatagttttacattcatttttactTCTGAAGAATGGACAGAAAGCACAAggggtttttctcttttaatggtCTAGAAATAAGCAACACTACAAAAGTGTACTATTAACACATGAAGATAGTGGAGACAAAAGGGAAGTAACTATGGCTTCTAAATAAAAATGTAGACTAATGGATATAATCCAATGAAAAGGAATTTAAGGCACATGACTCCTATTTCAAATAAAGAcagtcttttttactttttaattttgaatacATTACTCAATTCTCTCTTTAATTTCCTAGCACATAAAATATAGATGATAATATATGTCACTTGACTTCCTGCAGGTTAATTCTTTAGTTAAGAGGTGACCCTTGGAGcatacttgaaaatatttctgtataGCTGTTAAGTACTAACGTGATGACAGGTTTTCAAAGTATCCCCTTAGAGAACCCTGCAGATTCACATTCATTTCTTTTAGTCTGTAAAGGCCTTCTTGACTTGATTTGACAATAAAGATAATGGTACAATTTGAATTTATGGTTTAGACTCTGCAATTAGATGAACAGTTGCAATTTCCTCCTACTCTTAATAAGGTTTATGTAAAATTGATGTTTGcctaagttattttaaaagttgattaCATTTGCAGGAAGAAAAGATAATCACTTTTGCCATAGTTATAATCAAATTTAAGCTTTCAGACGAGTATAAAACTCAAGGAGGTTTACTTAAATTATGCTGACTTTGCTAGAATTGGATAAATTCTGTATAAACCAAGTATGAACTAGATATATACTTGAATATACAGAGTTTAAGTAGTAACTTCACAAAGCTGTTAGTACTCATCAATCAGCCTTGTATGATCCACCCCTTACCTAAAAAGAAGTAGagtgtttccctttttttttctaatcctgAAGTTGAATGTTTCTTCTTGGATGTGAGTTCAAATAAATTGATctgaatacattttcatttcttatttattaaaacCTCATATATAAAATCCAAAGGCTTTGTAGTCTGTTTTCAAAACACTACTGCATATCCTTTCCCGACACGTTCAActtagagaaatttttaaatctgtattacacattttcctttcagttcttGAGTGTGTCATTTTAGGTCTTCCAGAAACATGTCAAAATGTGATTAAATGTACAAGAGATGTATTGAAGGGCAATGGACACCTTTGAAGAATAAAGGGGaatgggacttcactggtggtccagtggttataacTCTGCTTACACACACACGAATAAGAAAGGGAAAGGTGGTGAAGTCTTTATACCACATTGCAGGTCTGACATCTGTAAAAGAAATTGAAGGAAGCACTGGGTAGGGTGGGCAATGCAGTTCTGAAAAGGCCAGGCTGTGGATTTAGTTCCCAACAGGTTGCCTGTTGGAGCCCACATGGGACAGGAATGGGCTAATTTGATAATTCCCACTGTGCTCAGTTATTGACTGGAAATATGGGAAAAGCTGAAGGCTGTTGGTCACTCATGATCAGGACACACATGATCACGACTAGAGTGAGGCACTTAAACATGGGCATAAATTTTTTTGACCATAAACCCAGTAATGAAAATAACTTTTGGTGTGACtttaatattcaggattaatgCACAatgacccctgctgctgctgctaagtcgcttcaatcgtgtccaactctgtgcgaccccagagacggcagcccaccaggctcccccgtccctgggatcctccaggcaagaacactggagtgggttgccatttccttctccaatgcatgaaagtgaaaagtgaaagtgaagtcgctcagtgtccaactcctagtgaccctatggactgcagcctatcaggctcctccgcccatgggattttccaggcaagagtactggagtggggtgccatcgccttctccgacaatgATGCCTATGATAAGCAAAATATCAAAAACATTTTAGCACTATTTTGCTGACTTACGGTTCCTTCTGAATTCCTATGACTCCGCAGGGCACTGCTGATTCGCAGCCTCCTATGAGGATAAAGTAGGTCACACTAGTATCCTTTTCCATAGACCACTGCCCCTACCCAAAGACGTGTCTTCcccaggcttcagttcagttcagtcactcagtcatgtctgactctgcgaccccatggactacagcacgccaggcctccctgcccatcaccaactcccagagtttacccaaactcatgtccattgagttggtgatgacatccaaccatccatcttctgtcgtccccttatcctgccctcaatctttcccagtatcaggatctttcagatgagtcagctcttcacatcaggtggccaaagtattagcgtttcagcttcaacatcagtccttccagtgaacacccaggactgatctccttttgaattgactggtttgatctccttgctcttgagtctccaagggactctcaagaatcttctccaacaccacagttcaaaagcatcaattctgtgctcagctttctttacagtccaactctcacatccatatatgactactggaaaaaccatagtcttgactagacagacctttgttggcaaagtaatgtctctgctttttaatatgctgtctaggttggtcataactttgcttccaaggagtaagcgtcttttaatttcatagctgcagtcaccatctacagtgattttggagccaaaaaaaaaaagacatctgccactgtttccccatcatttgccatgaagtgatgggaccagatgccatgatcttagttttctgaacgttgagctttaggccaaatttttcactctactctttcccTTTCCCCAGGCTTAGGTATTATTTGAAGATTCTCGATCACTCATTTTTCAGTATGGGAATTACGTGTGCTGTGGAATAAACCCAGAAAAGTCTTCGTTTAAGAAGCTAATAGTAAAACGTCCACCCAGCAATCCACTAACagcaagtgaaaataaaatctaaGAATACTGCATACGTTTTAATTTTTACACTAAAACATATGTAcgtgttatatatgtatattttgcacAACACGTAATTATGACATCTTCATTGTTAGCTAGCACATTCCCTGACCGCTGCGGTCATGTGTCAATCACCCTTGGGGTCTGTCACAGAGTAGGTAGGTAAAGGTTCAAAACTGAACTACggggagaaaaaaatattgattagAAAAAAACCTGCAAAGATATCCATTCCTTTTGTTAATATCAATTTGTCAAGCCATTTGCAAACGTCTTCACTTTTCTGCActgctgctttcagttcagttcagtcgctcagtagtgtccgactctttgcgaccactgTTGCTTTAGCTCTCCACAATTTTGGCCAACGGATCCGTGCCCCGGGTTAGAAGGCATTCACACCTAGCCAGCTTCGAGGCCTAACTCTAAATACCGCAAGTAGAGGGAATCCAGAACTTGCTTTCAAGCCTCTCCAGGAGACAATTTCCGCCAGGCTGCCAGAACGCAACCCGCCACTGGCGTTTCTTCTAGACTGCTCAGAACTCCGGGAAACCAGGGAGctttcctcccccctccccccactgagAGAAAAACAGCCGAGCAGTCGTGGACGGGCTGGCCGCAGTGCCACCGGGGCCCTGAGGAGGGCGCGCGCGGCCGGGCCCCGCAGACCAGTGGGAAGGCGGAGCCGGGTGGGGGCAGCGCGTTCCGAGCACGGAGCTTCCTGTTCCGGCGCCAGGAGGAGCCGCgcgctgctggtgctgctgccgCCTCCGTCTCCGTCTCCGCTGCCGTCGGTCGGGCTACGCTCGTTCTTCAGCACCCAGTTCTCTCGGACCCATCGCCGCTTCTAGATCTTGCTGCGAGTTCGGATCTTGCCGGGTGAGGCTGCCTTGGCGCTAGGGGGTCATGGAGGAGAGCGAGGGAGCCCGCCCAAGCGGGACGTGGGGACAGTAACAGAGGTGCCTCAGACGCCTCTTTGGGGAGGGCGGGGGCTAAGCCTCTCCCCGTGGTTTTTCTCTCGGCTGTGGGCAGTCCGCCCGCTAGCCCCCCAAGGAGAAGGCACCGGGGTCTGGTGACGTCGTACCGATGGATTTCTCGGCGGGTGACGTCAGGCCTGGctcggggggcggggcggggagcgggcctggcccctcccccaccctttccCGGGCGGGCGCGACCCGCTCGGAGGCCGGTTCGCTCCGGTTAATCCCGGACTCCTTTTGTTCGCTGGGCTCTGAAGGGCTGCCCGCCTTGCGCCCCTTGGCCCCGACTCCCTCCCCCACTCATTAATTGCTAATGAAAGGGAGAGGAAGGCTGAAAGATTCTTGCAGGAGTCTTTGGTGCTAGTTTAAGATTATTCGCAATATGAGGTTTTgctcatcattttcttttttttttttggtcatcatTTTCTAGAGGAGTTCCTAGCAGATACTTAGATGAATATCCATGACAAACTGAGAAGTGTTGAGTTCTGTAATGCTCCCTTATTTTAGGATTTAGGAGCGCCTGGTGGCTTTGGACCGTTTTCTTCTGAAAACCAGGAGTAGTGCTTCTAATAAATGGGGATTGTAATGTTGAAGCATGGAAGCATACTCAtctggaagaagaagaaaaaaaattttatagggTTGTTATTAAAGAAATACACGCTCGTACACTTGATGGCTGTGAGTTTGTTTTGAAAACGAACCCTCCATTAAAGACGAAGGTACCCTTCAGAAATCTTTCAGAAGTTATTTGTTCGGGAATAGTGTTCTTTGGGCAGGaggaatagacatttttctcaaTACCAGTGTCTGAACTTTCTATTCAAAGCTAGTTTGTTTCAGAAACTTGAGTTGTGTGTACTGGAATGTCCCTTTTCCTCTCTCCACGAGGAATGGAGACCCAGAGACAGCCCCTTAACTGAAATCCTTGGGACCCGTGTATTTTGGAATTCAGAAATCTTAAAGTTTTATCTTTAGATTTTAGAAAGCCGATAAGGTGCAAAGACGAGAGATCACACCAGTGGAGTCGGGGCAGCGTTCCCAATCCAGCATTAATATTTGTGCAGCGatgaaaagtcgctcagtcgtgtccaactctttgcgaccccatagactgtagcctaccaggctcctctgtccaggattttccaggcaatcgtactggagtgggttgccatttccttctccaggggatcttcccgacccagggatcgaacccagctctcccactttgtaaacagacgctttaccgtctgagccaccagggaagcccaccaagcaAGTTTTATGTCAAACTTGCGAACACTTCTTTCATTTCTAGAGGTTTCTGAATTGAGAACTGCAGGTAAAAGTTTATGAACCTATCATAGCAATTTGTAAAAGCTGACATCTGTTGAGCTTTTGCTACCTGCCATACAGTGACCAGATTTATTGTATAAGTCTCACAGCAAATCTGTGAGGTGGCTACTACTGTCAGCTTTCACCTCTGGGGTTTGCACAGTTTGGCTTGTCCAGAGCCCACCAGTTTACCTAGTTTGAATTACTGACAGTGTGCAcgcctttattttttaatgcttttttaactgaaggatgattgctttacaatattgagttggtttttgccatacatcagcctgtactagccataggtatacacatatgtcccctccttgaaCTTCCTCCGACCCCCCTCCCCAGGCTTGCACTGTTTTAACTATATGCAGTATGCCCGTACACCGAGGAAGAGAAGATGGTATGTTTATTTTCTAGGCACTTGATTTACCAGTCCCATTTAGTTCTGACCTTAAGGGCCCATTATTATAGTTGAAGTAACAGATTGAGGTGTGCTGTCTCTGAGATGGTCAAACTTTGGTCTAGAGACTCTCTGGGTGAAGCTTTCATATTCCTCCCCTTTCttcattgcagccattctgaacTGCTTATACATCCCCCAGATCTcttgcccgcccccgccccagctTTTGCACAAACTGCTCCTTTCCCTAGGACCTACCCCAGGTCTTTTTGTTCTCCCACACTGCAAAGACAGGACTCCTCAGGATTCCTCCTTTGATACCTTTAGGAGCTCTTCAAGGTGCTCCCATAATGCCCTGCACTTACCCCAGGTAGCCTACTGTTTAAATGGTAGTTCTCCACCAGACTGTGAACTGTCGTTAAGTGTTTATTCCATGTAAGACTATTCATTTCCCCAAGGCCCAGTGCAGTACCAGGCACTTAGGTTCCAATAAGTATGAGTGTAGAAAACAGGACTGACAGGAGCTTGTTgaaaggttattttttttaattacatatttttaagtaatttaaaatgttcaaaaacATGCAGATCCCAATTTCTTGAGTTGTCCAAATGTAAAACAGTGTCATCTAATAAATGCCAATACTAGAAACTATCACATAAAAATGTTCattcaaaatttatattttcagtacAATATATTACCAGTATCCTCTCCCCATACTAAACAAGTCAATGCAAAAATCCTGATTTCGCTTGCTGctggtactgctgctaagtcacttcagtcgtgtccaactctgtgcgaccccattagagggcagcccaccaggctcccccgtccctggggttctccagaaaagaacactgtagtggggtgccattgccttctctgtgatttCACTTAGTGACTCTTAATAAATATCTTGTTTATAACTGTAgatttttagatattttactTATCTGTGAAGTAGTCAAGAATTGTAACTGTTTTGCTGATGAGAAAAATGGCTAAAAACTGTCTTTGTCAAAAGATTCAGACAAAAAATTTGGTGTCCAGGTTTCCTAACTTTGTAGTCCCATACTGTTTTTGACTCCTACAGTTTGATGGCCCTTTGAAATATTCCTTGTCCAATACTCATCAGTAATTTATGGGGTTCAACTTTTTAAAACTCCCCCATGATTGAATTACTATCTTTATTCTAAAGGCCATAAGTGTTACAGAAATGTTTTATGTTTCTAATGATAGTTGAAAGAAATTATGTACTCCTGTTTTAAAATTGCTCTtcagaaaatacaatgaaaaattaaaaaaaaaattttacacatGATGTGTATTGCCATAAAGAGTTAATGGAAACTTTTGGAAGTGATAGCTTTagatttttccaaaatgaaaaattaaagtctTCCTtgattataaacttttttttttggtagttcaAGATCACATTGGACTCATCTTAATTAGCATAATCCATGTGTTttggaggtgtttttttttttttttccccctctagaaAATCTAGGGTTTGGGGGGATTtcttggcagtccaatggtttgttggttgtttatttttttttttttttgcaagtctaCTCGATGTCCACTCTATTGGATTGTATTCTAGATTGGAGTACTGATGTCCAGCtctatttttttaaccattttatggTGAAAGTATTCCCCAAATAGTAAATTGGAATGTTTCCAATTAATATGAATACTGTTTGGGCATGGAAAACAAGTTGCTTTACAGTGCAATGCTGTAAAACAGGAAGTGACCTCTATTTCTAATCCCTTTGGTCAAGGCTTTATTATTTCCTCTGTCTTCCAGGATTTGATGTTGAATTTAAACTTTTGAAAGCCAGAGTTAGATTTTAATGTCATGCTATGATTAATTAACCATAGTTTTTCAAAAACTAAGAAGGAAATGAGTAATTGTAAAAACCTGAACTGTAAGACCAGGTGAAATTGAATGGGTTGCTTAATTAGGTTTTTTGCTCCAGAATTAATGTGAACTTTGATACAGAACCACTTTCTGTTTCGAAACGGCTCACCCTGTGTGAAAAGAATGTTAGTCTTA is a genomic window containing:
- the SOCS4 gene encoding suppressor of cytokine signaling 4, coding for MAENSESNSKNVDVRPKTSRSRSADRKDGYVWSGKKLSWSKKSESCSDAETVSAIEKTEVPLRSQERKHSCSSIELDLDHSCGHRFLGRSLKQKLQDAVGQCFPIKNCSSRHSSGLPSKRKIHISELMLDKCPFPPRSDLAFRWHFIKRHTAPISPKSDEWVSTDLSQSELRDGQLKQRRNMEEVSCFSHTSVQPCVITSNNSSGRGGPGTDSIVNLASNNSIEDSDMDSDDEIITLCTSSRKRNKPKWEIDEEILQLETPPKYHTQIDYVHCLVPDLLQINNNPCYWGVMDKYAAEALLEGKPEGTFLLRDSAQEDYLFSVSFRRYSRSLHARIEQWNHNFSFDAHDPCVFHSPDITGLLEHYKDPSACMFFEPLLSTPLIRTFPFSLQHICRTVICNCTTYDGIDALPIPSSMKLYLKEYHYKSKVRVLRIDAPEQQC